The Aeromicrobium yanjiei genome includes a region encoding these proteins:
- a CDS encoding GGDEF domain-containing protein: MRTEAQGGRLTSLPGLAGTTALMYAVSSALLISAVITWQPGKNPRWAFEVLAVVAVSFLAWVLARGPRFTQQEALAMTAVLLAVIGCLTWTTHLLLGAFANGTALPIVAVYVIWYLRPGSGRVVLFLGVAWWFIAIAHHGDGAVLPLAAAVVVQTVIATEVFARIKGRMDDLARRDHLTGALNRRGITEVLDRELEQSARRSQPISVVAIDLDGLRAVNNTRGHGAGDDLLEAMATHWSGHLRRQDAVGRVGGDEFLIVLPATSKEQAEQIVERMASGSPGSWSAGVAEAKVGDSAHTMIERADRRMYAAKAARQRA, translated from the coding sequence ATGCGCACCGAGGCACAGGGCGGCCGGCTCACATCACTGCCGGGGCTCGCGGGCACGACGGCGTTGATGTACGCCGTGAGCTCGGCGCTGCTGATCAGTGCCGTGATCACCTGGCAGCCGGGCAAGAACCCCCGCTGGGCCTTCGAGGTGCTGGCGGTGGTCGCGGTGTCGTTCTTGGCGTGGGTGCTCGCGCGCGGTCCCCGATTCACCCAGCAGGAGGCGCTGGCGATGACGGCGGTCCTGCTCGCGGTCATCGGCTGCCTCACATGGACGACACACCTGCTGCTGGGCGCGTTCGCGAACGGGACCGCGCTGCCGATCGTGGCCGTGTACGTGATCTGGTACCTGCGCCCCGGGTCGGGCCGGGTGGTGCTCTTCCTCGGCGTGGCCTGGTGGTTCATCGCGATCGCCCACCACGGCGACGGCGCGGTCCTGCCGCTCGCGGCCGCGGTCGTCGTGCAGACCGTCATCGCGACCGAGGTCTTCGCCCGCATTAAGGGCCGCATGGACGATCTCGCCCGGCGGGACCACCTGACCGGCGCACTCAACCGCCGTGGCATCACCGAGGTGCTCGATCGTGAGCTCGAGCAATCGGCACGTCGGTCGCAGCCGATCTCGGTCGTCGCGATCGACCTGGACGGGCTGCGCGCCGTCAACAACACGCGTGGCCATGGCGCGGGCGACGATCTCCTCGAGGCCATGGCGACTCATTGGAGCGGTCACCTGCGTCGCCAGGACGCGGTGGGGCGGGTCGGTGGCGACGAGTTCCTGATCGTCCTCCCGGCGACCTCGAAGGAGCAGGCCGAACAGATCGTGGAGCGGATGGCGTCCGGATCGCCCGGCTCCTGGTCAGCCGGCGTCGCCGAGGCCAAGGTCGGGGACTCGGCCCACACCATGATCGAGCGCGCGGACCGCCGGATGTACGCGGCCAAGGCGGCCCGGCAGCGCGCCTGA